From one Nocardioides sp. Kera G14 genomic stretch:
- a CDS encoding geranylgeranyl reductase family protein produces MSSLPTSCDVLVVGAGPAGSAAATWAARAGLEVVLVDMAVFPRDKTCGDGLTPRAVHELSLLGLTDWVRTHPVSRGLRAHGFGQTLELPWPGGSLPDWGSAVARVELDGHLRDVAIKSGATALDGLKAVGVRREGERVAAVLFDGAEAGVRSEIACRHLIVADGVRSPLGKVLGREWHRDTVYGVAGRSYVASSRADDPWISSHLELRDESDAVLSGYGWVFPLGGGQVNLGAGTLATSKRPADVAIKPLMRLYASQIAVEFGLEATGADGAVALRQEASALLPMGGAVSNVAGPNWALIGDAAACVNPLNGEGIDYGLETGRLIASVLAEAPNTPLTDIWPEILREHYGEAFSIARRLAGIATNPRLVAALGPLGMRSDWLMTLALRWMGNLVTDDDRDRAARVWQWAGRRSLAVDRRPLFA; encoded by the coding sequence GTGTCCTCCCTTCCGACCTCGTGCGACGTCCTGGTCGTCGGCGCCGGCCCGGCGGGCTCGGCGGCGGCGACGTGGGCGGCGCGCGCAGGCCTCGAGGTCGTGCTCGTCGACATGGCTGTCTTCCCGCGCGACAAGACCTGTGGCGACGGACTCACCCCGCGTGCCGTCCACGAGCTCTCCCTGCTCGGCCTGACCGACTGGGTCCGGACGCATCCCGTCTCACGGGGCCTGCGGGCGCACGGGTTCGGGCAGACGCTGGAGCTGCCGTGGCCGGGCGGGTCGCTCCCTGACTGGGGCTCGGCTGTCGCCCGCGTCGAGCTGGACGGCCACCTGCGGGACGTGGCGATCAAGTCCGGAGCGACCGCGCTCGATGGGCTCAAGGCCGTCGGCGTACGGCGGGAGGGAGAGCGGGTCGCTGCCGTCCTCTTCGACGGTGCCGAGGCCGGTGTGCGCAGCGAGATCGCGTGTCGCCACCTGATCGTTGCCGACGGCGTGCGGTCGCCGCTGGGCAAGGTGCTCGGGCGGGAGTGGCACCGGGACACGGTGTACGGCGTCGCCGGCCGCTCGTACGTCGCCTCCTCCCGCGCCGACGATCCGTGGATCTCCTCCCACCTCGAGCTCCGCGACGAGTCCGACGCGGTGCTCTCGGGGTACGGCTGGGTCTTCCCGCTCGGAGGTGGACAGGTCAACCTCGGTGCCGGCACGCTCGCGACCTCCAAGCGGCCTGCGGACGTCGCCATCAAGCCGCTGATGCGGCTCTACGCCTCACAGATCGCTGTCGAGTTCGGGCTCGAGGCCACTGGGGCGGACGGCGCTGTCGCGCTGCGCCAGGAGGCGAGTGCGCTGCTGCCGATGGGTGGCGCCGTCTCGAACGTCGCTGGTCCCAACTGGGCGCTGATCGGTGACGCCGCAGCCTGTGTCAACCCGCTCAACGGCGAGGGCATCGACTACGGCCTGGAGACCGGGCGGCTGATCGCCTCGGTCCTCGCCGAGGCGCCGAACACGCCGCTCACCGACATCTGGCCCGAGATCCTGCGCGAGCACTACGGCGAGGCGTTCTCGATCGCCCGTCGCCTCGCCGGCATCGCGACCAACCCCCGCCTCGTGGCGGCGCTCGGCCCGCTCGGCATGCGCAGTGACTGGCTGATGACACTGGCCCTGCGCTGGATGGGCAACCTCGTCACCGACGACGACCGCGACCGGGCCGCACGCGTCTGGCAGTGGGCCGGACGTCGGTCGCTGGCCGTCGACCGTCGCCCGCTCTTCGCATGA
- a CDS encoding NUDIX domain-containing protein codes for MTRRERLPQVQRVAAYAVILRDEKILLSRLSDTLTATPQWTLPGGGLDHGEDPRAAVVREVREETGLDVTVGDTAWVLSAHSANTWRRGRNVNAHALRIVYDGWVPVDAPEPHTVEVGGSTAEAAWLPLADVLSGDIPTLPLVRDALTQHRVTQVQRVGVYGLLTRTLDGRTEVLLTRIAPHAVSGGKWHLPGGGIDFGESPREALVREFAEETGLKVEIGAPLEIRDVHFTGVAPHGRLEDFHGLHLIFTVTTSDTQEPVVVEVDGTTDQVAWVAISDVAGLDTTPQVTAALAASGRIAR; via the coding sequence ATGACGAGACGCGAGAGGCTGCCGCAGGTGCAGCGGGTGGCGGCGTACGCCGTCATCCTGCGCGACGAGAAGATCCTGCTGTCGAGGCTCTCGGACACGTTGACCGCGACACCGCAGTGGACCCTGCCCGGCGGCGGACTCGACCACGGTGAGGACCCGCGCGCAGCAGTCGTCCGTGAGGTGCGGGAGGAGACGGGTCTCGACGTCACGGTCGGCGACACCGCCTGGGTGCTCTCGGCGCACTCGGCCAACACGTGGCGCCGGGGGCGCAACGTCAACGCCCACGCGCTCCGGATCGTCTACGACGGCTGGGTGCCCGTGGACGCGCCCGAGCCGCACACCGTCGAGGTCGGTGGATCGACGGCCGAGGCGGCCTGGCTGCCGCTCGCCGACGTGCTCTCCGGCGATATCCCCACGCTGCCGCTCGTCCGGGACGCGCTCACGCAGCACCGGGTGACACAGGTGCAGCGTGTGGGGGTCTACGGCCTGCTCACCCGGACGCTCGACGGCCGCACGGAGGTGCTCCTCACCCGCATCGCGCCGCACGCCGTCAGCGGCGGGAAGTGGCATCTGCCAGGTGGCGGGATCGACTTCGGCGAGTCCCCACGCGAGGCACTGGTGCGGGAGTTCGCCGAGGAGACCGGACTGAAGGTCGAGATCGGGGCACCGCTCGAGATCCGTGACGTTCACTTCACCGGAGTGGCTCCCCACGGCAGGCTCGAGGACTTCCACGGCCTCCACCTGATCTTCACCGTCACGACCTCGGACACGCAGGAGCCCGTCGTCGTGGAGGTCGACGGGACCACGGATCAGGTGGCGTGGGTGGCGATCTCCGACGTCGCCGGCCTGGACACCACCCCTCAGGTGACGGCGGCGCTCGCAGCATCTGGGAGAATCGCCCGGTGA
- a CDS encoding FAD-binding and (Fe-S)-binding domain-containing protein — protein MTAVALDLASELRSRGISNVDDSTLARALYSSDASLYRVIPQVVVRPQHTDELIAIHEASRTLGVPVTLRGAGTSIAGNAVGPGIVVDTRDLRRVISIDPDARTARIEPGIVHADLQRAAAPYGLRFGPDPSTHPRCTIGGMIGNNACGNRALGYGRTVDNVEALKVVWGTGEVAEYADGSAGGATAERLLALGDAHLAHLRTEFGRFGRQVSGYSLEHLLPEKGRRVDRFLVGTEGTLATILETTVRLVVDEPGRMLLVLGYPTMHEAADAVPAVLAAARSTAGTLLACEGLDARIVDLVRAKGNVVPELPAGAGWLMAEAAGVHAEDLLSAVAAAGGALDARLVRDAGEMAAIWKIREDGAGLAGRSLPTPAYSGWEDSAVPPEHLGAWLRDFDEILAAYGLQGFPYGHFGDGCIHCRIDFPFEAGNPDSARVFREFMTACAHGIKKYGGTLSGEHGDGRVRSELLPLMYEPQSIDLFRAVKQIADPENLMNPGNIASPDDQGPASITDDLRPVRPRARPTTSLRLLHDDGDLGAAVHRCTGVGKCVAPHTSGVMCPSYLGTLQEKDSTRGRARVLQEALDGGLVRGLADPAVGAALDLCLACKGCSTDCPSGVDMATYKSESLYQAFRGKRRPRSHYLLGRLPMWARLGAPFARLTNLLMKLAPLAWLAKWVAGIDQRRSVPKFAPTTLRRSAETGSLVERPDVWIWADSFTDHFFTQSGEAAIAFLEAQGLTVKVIKDNACCGLTWITTGQLDQAKSIMERTVRTLAPYVASGVPVVGLEPSCLATLRSDSLELTDIPEAVDVAAQMLTFAELVHKLELPLPDLSDVEIVAQPHCHQNAVLGWKVEQGLLEKAGATVTKVAGCCGLAGNFGVEEGHYEVSVAIAETHLLPAVRAASPETVILADGMSCRVQLDDLAGVPTMHLAELLASKLVK, from the coding sequence GTGACTGCTGTTGCCCTGGACCTTGCGAGTGAGCTGCGCAGCCGGGGGATCAGCAATGTCGACGACTCCACGCTGGCCCGGGCGCTCTACTCCTCGGACGCGTCGCTCTACCGCGTCATCCCGCAGGTGGTGGTCCGGCCGCAGCACACCGACGAGCTGATCGCCATCCACGAGGCCTCGCGGACGCTGGGTGTGCCGGTCACGCTGCGCGGCGCCGGCACGTCGATCGCAGGGAACGCGGTCGGGCCGGGCATCGTCGTCGACACCCGTGACCTACGCCGGGTGATCTCGATCGATCCGGACGCGCGGACTGCGCGGATCGAGCCGGGGATCGTCCACGCCGACCTGCAGCGGGCGGCGGCGCCGTACGGCCTCCGCTTCGGGCCCGACCCGTCGACGCACCCGCGCTGCACGATCGGCGGGATGATCGGTAACAACGCCTGCGGCAACAGGGCCCTCGGCTACGGCCGCACCGTCGACAACGTCGAGGCACTGAAGGTCGTCTGGGGGACGGGCGAGGTGGCGGAGTACGCCGACGGGTCGGCGGGCGGCGCGACGGCGGAGCGACTGCTCGCGCTCGGTGACGCCCATCTCGCCCACCTGCGCACCGAGTTCGGCCGCTTCGGGCGGCAGGTGTCGGGCTACTCGCTCGAGCACCTCCTGCCGGAGAAGGGCCGCCGGGTCGACCGCTTCCTGGTCGGCACCGAGGGCACGCTCGCGACCATCCTCGAGACCACCGTCCGACTCGTCGTCGACGAGCCCGGTCGGATGCTGCTCGTGCTGGGCTACCCGACGATGCACGAAGCGGCTGATGCGGTGCCGGCTGTGCTCGCTGCGGCCCGCTCGACGGCCGGAACCCTGCTGGCGTGTGAGGGGCTCGACGCCCGGATCGTCGACCTGGTCCGCGCGAAGGGCAACGTCGTCCCCGAGCTGCCGGCCGGCGCCGGCTGGCTGATGGCCGAGGCGGCCGGCGTCCATGCCGAGGACCTCCTCTCCGCCGTTGCCGCGGCCGGCGGAGCTCTGGATGCGCGGCTCGTCCGTGACGCCGGCGAGATGGCCGCGATCTGGAAGATCCGCGAGGACGGAGCGGGCCTGGCCGGTCGCTCGCTGCCGACTCCCGCCTACTCGGGGTGGGAGGACTCGGCGGTTCCGCCCGAGCACCTCGGGGCATGGCTGCGCGACTTCGACGAGATCCTGGCGGCGTACGGGCTGCAGGGCTTCCCGTACGGCCACTTCGGCGACGGGTGCATCCACTGCCGCATCGACTTCCCCTTCGAGGCCGGAAACCCTGACTCCGCACGGGTCTTCCGCGAGTTCATGACCGCGTGCGCGCACGGCATCAAGAAGTACGGCGGCACTCTGTCGGGCGAGCACGGCGACGGCCGGGTGCGCTCCGAGCTGCTTCCGCTGATGTACGAGCCGCAGTCGATCGACCTCTTCCGCGCGGTCAAGCAGATCGCGGATCCCGAGAACCTGATGAACCCGGGCAACATCGCCAGCCCGGACGACCAGGGCCCCGCCTCGATCACGGACGACCTGCGGCCGGTCCGCCCCCGCGCACGCCCGACCACTTCGCTGCGCCTGCTGCACGACGACGGCGATCTCGGTGCCGCCGTCCACCGTTGCACCGGTGTCGGCAAGTGCGTGGCGCCGCACACCAGCGGCGTGATGTGCCCGTCCTACCTCGGCACGCTGCAGGAGAAGGACTCCACCCGCGGGCGCGCCCGCGTGCTCCAGGAGGCGCTCGACGGCGGCCTCGTCCGCGGGCTGGCCGATCCTGCTGTCGGAGCGGCGCTGGATCTGTGCCTTGCGTGCAAGGGCTGTTCGACCGACTGCCCGTCCGGCGTCGACATGGCGACGTACAAGTCGGAATCGCTGTACCAAGCGTTCCGCGGCAAACGCCGCCCCCGCTCGCACTACCTCCTCGGCCGGTTGCCGATGTGGGCGCGTCTCGGTGCTCCCTTCGCGCGGCTCACCAACCTGCTGATGAAGCTCGCGCCCCTCGCCTGGCTGGCGAAGTGGGTCGCGGGCATCGACCAGCGGCGGTCTGTGCCGAAGTTCGCCCCGACGACCCTCCGCCGGTCCGCCGAGACCGGGTCACTGGTGGAGAGGCCCGACGTCTGGATCTGGGCCGACTCCTTCACCGACCACTTCTTCACCCAGTCGGGTGAGGCAGCAATCGCGTTCCTCGAGGCGCAGGGCCTCACCGTCAAGGTGATCAAGGACAACGCCTGCTGCGGCCTGACCTGGATCACGACCGGCCAGCTCGACCAGGCGAAGTCGATCATGGAGCGCACGGTGCGGACGTTGGCGCCGTACGTCGCCAGTGGCGTCCCCGTCGTCGGCCTCGAGCCCTCCTGCCTCGCCACGCTGCGCTCGGACTCGCTCGAGCTGACCGACATCCCCGAGGCGGTCGACGTCGCGGCCCAGATGCTGACCTTCGCCGAGCTCGTGCACAAGCTCGAGCTCCCGCTGCCCGACCTGAGCGACGTCGAGATCGTCGCGCAGCCGCACTGCCACCAGAACGCGGTGCTCGGCTGGAAGGTCGAGCAGGGCCTGCTGGAGAAGGCGGGGGCCACGGTCACGAAGGTCGCCGGCTGCTGTGGTCTCGCGGGGAACTTCGGCGTGGAGGAGGGGCACTACGAGGTGAGCGTCGCGATCGCGGAGACCCACCTGCTCCCGGCCGTGCGCGCAGCCTCCCCTGAGACTGTGATCCTCGCCGACGGGATGTCGTGCCGGGTCCAGTTGGATGACCTCGCCGGCGTGCCCACGATGCACCTCGCCGAGCTCCTGGCTTCTAAACTGGTGAAGTGA
- a CDS encoding class I SAM-dependent methyltransferase, with protein MRSVMLDPDQLVKAVASGKQRGTDPQWRRAELRYVDLKAGRQLQITTYDATQAFTANYKVGDSALVEALDELLDLPFANWVVTTATEETTVQAKTPHTALVSVVEKAQAAEQQASHDLPKERLLPESDPVFITLGLSGKDGKLKPSRASKYRQVEEFLRQLDTAIDDALAKKHLRVPTADEPLRIVDLGCGNGYLTFAAQRYLTSVKQLPVVVTGVDIKEQSRDHNASVARDLGVNAEFVVGTIDGVELPRNPDVVLALHACDTATDDALARAIDWEAPLVLAAPCCHHDISAQLRKAPTPSPYAMFTRHGILRERLADTLTDGIRASLLRISGYRVDVVQFVESQHTPRNTMLRAVRTGGPVKGGSVKKEYDDLVSTWALKPKLAELLGLA; from the coding sequence ATGCGTTCGGTGATGCTCGATCCCGACCAGCTGGTCAAGGCGGTCGCCTCCGGCAAGCAGCGCGGCACCGACCCGCAGTGGCGGCGTGCCGAGCTGCGCTACGTCGACCTCAAGGCCGGGCGTCAGCTGCAGATCACGACGTACGACGCCACGCAGGCGTTCACCGCGAACTACAAGGTCGGCGACTCTGCGCTGGTCGAGGCACTCGACGAGCTGCTCGATCTGCCCTTCGCCAACTGGGTCGTGACCACCGCGACCGAGGAGACGACGGTCCAGGCCAAGACGCCCCACACGGCGCTGGTCTCTGTCGTCGAGAAGGCGCAGGCCGCGGAGCAGCAGGCCAGCCACGACCTGCCCAAGGAGCGGCTCCTGCCGGAGTCCGACCCGGTCTTCATCACCCTCGGCCTCTCCGGCAAGGACGGGAAGCTCAAGCCGAGCCGCGCGTCGAAGTACCGTCAGGTCGAGGAGTTCCTCCGCCAGCTCGACACTGCCATCGATGACGCGCTCGCGAAGAAGCACCTCCGAGTGCCGACGGCCGATGAGCCGCTGCGGATCGTCGACCTCGGCTGCGGCAACGGCTATCTGACCTTCGCCGCCCAGCGCTACCTCACCTCGGTGAAGCAGCTCCCGGTCGTCGTCACGGGCGTCGACATCAAGGAGCAGTCCCGGGACCACAACGCCAGCGTGGCGAGGGATCTGGGCGTCAACGCGGAGTTCGTCGTCGGCACGATCGACGGCGTCGAGCTGCCTCGGAACCCCGACGTCGTGCTCGCGCTGCACGCCTGCGACACGGCCACCGACGACGCCCTCGCGCGGGCGATCGACTGGGAGGCACCGCTCGTGCTCGCCGCACCCTGCTGCCACCACGACATCTCGGCCCAGCTGCGCAAGGCACCGACCCCGTCGCCGTACGCCATGTTCACCCGCCACGGCATCCTCCGCGAGCGCCTCGCCGACACCCTCACCGACGGTATTCGCGCGTCGCTGCTGCGGATCAGCGGCTACCGCGTCGACGTCGTGCAGTTCGTCGAGAGCCAGCACACGCCGCGCAACACCATGCTGCGAGCCGTCCGCACCGGCGGGCCGGTCAAGGGCGGCTCGGTGAAGAAGGAGTACGACGACCTCGTCTCCACGTGGGCGTTGAAGCCGAAGCTCGCGGAGCTCCTGGGTCTCGCGTGA
- a CDS encoding DNA topoisomerase IB, translated as MVRLRRTSPDQPGWTRRRAGRGFVYLDENGDRLPEEDVERIRALAIPPAWRDVWITPHANGHLQAIGTDDAGRRQYLYHPDWRTRRDADKFDRVLLFGRALMKARERILSDLAKDGMPRERACACAVRLLDLGYFRIGNDVYADAHGSFGLTTLQRRHVRRMQDRLVFTFTGKSGVDHRIEIDDAMVGEAVEAMRRRRGSDEGLLAFREGRQWRTMLPTLVNDYVREVTGVEATAKDFRTWHATVLAAAGLAERLDEAGGTVSKTKGKRLVSDTMKEVAEFLGNTPTLARKSYVDPRVVSAFEEGRTIASATRKNHATTDARQLALERATLRLIG; from the coding sequence GTGGTCAGGCTGCGTCGGACATCCCCGGACCAGCCGGGCTGGACGCGGCGACGGGCAGGACGAGGATTCGTCTATCTCGATGAGAACGGCGACCGCCTTCCCGAGGAGGACGTCGAGCGCATCCGGGCGCTGGCGATCCCGCCGGCCTGGCGCGACGTATGGATCACGCCGCACGCCAATGGCCACCTGCAGGCGATCGGGACCGACGACGCGGGCCGGCGGCAGTACCTCTACCACCCGGACTGGCGCACGCGCCGGGACGCGGACAAGTTCGACCGGGTGCTCCTCTTCGGTCGGGCGCTGATGAAGGCGCGCGAGCGGATCCTCTCCGACCTCGCCAAGGACGGGATGCCCCGGGAGAGGGCCTGTGCCTGCGCCGTACGGCTCCTTGACCTGGGCTACTTCCGGATCGGCAACGACGTCTATGCCGATGCGCACGGCAGCTTCGGGCTCACCACCCTGCAGCGTCGTCACGTGAGGCGCATGCAGGACAGGCTCGTCTTCACGTTCACCGGCAAGTCGGGGGTGGACCACCGGATCGAGATCGACGACGCGATGGTCGGCGAGGCGGTCGAGGCGATGCGCCGGCGTCGCGGCAGCGACGAGGGCCTGCTCGCGTTCCGCGAAGGACGGCAGTGGCGGACGATGCTGCCCACGCTGGTCAACGACTACGTGCGCGAGGTAACCGGCGTCGAGGCGACCGCCAAGGACTTCCGCACCTGGCACGCGACCGTGCTCGCGGCCGCCGGCCTGGCAGAACGGCTCGACGAGGCCGGCGGAACGGTGTCGAAGACGAAGGGGAAGCGGCTGGTCAGCGACACGATGAAGGAGGTCGCGGAGTTCCTCGGCAACACCCCGACGCTCGCCCGCAAGTCCTACGTCGACCCGCGGGTGGTCAGCGCCTTCGAGGAGGGCCGCACCATCGCCTCGGCCACTCGCAAGAACCATGCGACGACGGATGCCCGGCAGCTGGCACTCGAGCGAGCGACGCTCCGCCTGATCGGCTAG
- the serC gene encoding phosphoserine transaminase, whose protein sequence is MADPRTIVIPAELLPADGRFGSGPSKVTAGRLEALAATGSTLVGTSHRQPPVKKLVRRVVDGLTTLFGLPDGFEIAIGNGGSAAFWDLATFALIEERSQHAVFGEFGAKFAKAANAAPWLKAPAMRTAEPGTRVEVAFDADVDTYAWTHNETSTGVWAPVGRPAGMTPEQLTLVDATSAAGGLALDLSQADVYYFAPQKSFASDGGLWITTLSPAAIERAEKIAASGRYIPEFFSLTTALKNTRADQTLNTPAVATLFLMAEQLDWMNANGGLAGMAARTAASAAVLYGWAERSSYAAPFVDDPENRSDVVGTIELDPSISKTEVMDVLRANGVVDLDAYRGIGANQLRIAMYPAVDASDVEALTTCIDYVVEQL, encoded by the coding sequence GTGGCCGACCCCAGGACAATCGTTATCCCTGCCGAGCTGCTGCCCGCCGACGGCCGCTTCGGCTCCGGCCCGTCGAAGGTGACGGCCGGCCGGCTCGAGGCACTCGCGGCCACGGGGAGCACCCTGGTCGGCACCTCCCACCGGCAGCCGCCGGTCAAGAAGCTCGTACGTCGGGTCGTCGACGGCCTCACCACCCTCTTCGGCCTGCCCGACGGGTTCGAGATCGCGATCGGCAACGGCGGCTCGGCGGCCTTCTGGGACCTGGCCACCTTCGCGCTGATCGAGGAGCGCTCGCAGCACGCGGTCTTCGGTGAGTTCGGCGCGAAGTTCGCCAAGGCGGCCAACGCCGCACCGTGGCTGAAGGCCCCGGCCATGCGCACGGCCGAGCCGGGCACCCGCGTCGAGGTCGCCTTCGATGCCGACGTGGATACCTACGCGTGGACCCACAACGAGACCTCCACCGGTGTGTGGGCGCCCGTGGGGCGACCGGCCGGCATGACGCCCGAGCAGCTCACGCTCGTCGACGCCACCTCAGCTGCGGGCGGGCTCGCCCTCGACCTCAGCCAGGCCGACGTCTACTACTTCGCCCCGCAGAAGTCCTTCGCCTCCGACGGCGGCCTGTGGATCACCACCCTCTCCCCCGCCGCCATCGAGCGCGCGGAGAAGATCGCCGCGTCGGGCCGCTACATCCCCGAGTTCTTCTCGCTCACGACCGCGCTCAAGAACACCCGCGCCGACCAGACCCTCAATACTCCTGCCGTCGCGACGCTCTTCCTGATGGCGGAGCAGCTGGACTGGATGAACGCGAACGGCGGACTTGCGGGCATGGCGGCCCGGACGGCCGCCTCGGCCGCAGTCCTCTATGGCTGGGCCGAGCGGTCGTCGTACGCCGCCCCCTTCGTCGACGACCCCGAGAACCGCTCCGACGTTGTGGGCACGATCGAACTCGACCCCTCGATCTCCAAGACCGAGGTCATGGACGTGCTGCGTGCCAACGGTGTCGTCGACCTCGACGCCTACCGCGGCATCGGCGCCAACCAGCTTCGGATCGCGATGTATCCCGCCGTCGACGCCTCCGACGTCGAGGCGCTCACCACCTGCATCGACTACGTGGTGGAGCAGCTCTAG
- a CDS encoding GNAT family N-acetyltransferase, whose product MPGPDRLSIKRLGYDHEDAQALTARLQAFYAERYGDGDDDPTGPSQFVEPEGIFLVGYVDGKPVATGAWRRVGVDRLGTTKTAELKRMHVIPEMQRRGFAGEILRALEESARENGFEALVLSTGLKQPEGIAFYEAHGYEPIQGFGHYAGAPLNRCYGKHL is encoded by the coding sequence GTGCCCGGCCCGGATCGACTCAGTATCAAGCGTCTCGGATATGACCATGAGGACGCGCAGGCGCTGACCGCGAGGCTGCAGGCCTTCTACGCCGAGCGGTACGGCGACGGGGATGACGATCCGACCGGCCCGAGCCAGTTCGTCGAGCCCGAGGGGATCTTCCTCGTCGGCTACGTGGACGGCAAACCGGTCGCGACGGGCGCCTGGCGCCGTGTGGGCGTCGACCGTCTCGGGACGACGAAGACCGCCGAGCTCAAGCGGATGCACGTGATCCCGGAGATGCAGCGCCGCGGCTTCGCCGGCGAGATCCTCCGGGCGCTCGAGGAGTCGGCGCGCGAGAACGGCTTCGAGGCGCTCGTCCTCTCGACCGGTCTCAAGCAGCCCGAGGGGATCGCCTTCTACGAGGCGCACGGCTATGAGCCCATCCAAGGCTTCGGCCACTACGCCGGTGCTCCGCTGAATCGGTGTTACGGGAAACACCTCTGA
- a CDS encoding citrate synthase 2: MADSPVVHDGLEGVVAFETKIAEPDKEGSALRYRGVDIEDLAGRVPFEKVWGLLVDGTFDPGLQPAEAFSLPVHTGDVRVDLQSAIAQLATFFGITYTFDSTPEKVREDLGRAAVMVLAWAGQSARGLGLPVVSQRVVDEGQTLAEKFLLRWRGEADPKHVKAIDAYWSSAAEHGMNASTFTARVITSTGADVAAALSGAIGAMSGPLHGGAPSRVLGMIEEVEKAGDARAYVKGLLDSGERLMGFGHRVYRAQDPRARVLRRTAEELGAPRYEVAKALEEAALAELRERRPDRVLETNVEFWAAIVLDFAEIPAHMFTSMFTCARTGGWSAHILEQKTTGRLIRPSAIYTGPGTRPVSDIEGYDPSWT, from the coding sequence ATGGCTGACTCGCCGGTCGTACACGACGGGCTCGAGGGCGTCGTCGCATTCGAGACCAAGATTGCCGAGCCCGACAAGGAGGGCTCTGCGCTCCGCTACCGCGGCGTCGACATCGAGGACCTCGCCGGGCGCGTCCCGTTCGAGAAGGTCTGGGGCCTCCTCGTCGACGGCACCTTCGACCCGGGCCTCCAGCCTGCCGAGGCCTTCTCGCTGCCTGTCCACACCGGTGACGTCCGCGTCGACCTGCAGTCCGCGATCGCGCAGCTCGCCACCTTCTTCGGCATCACGTACACCTTCGACTCGACGCCGGAGAAGGTCCGCGAGGACCTCGGCCGCGCGGCCGTCATGGTGCTCGCCTGGGCCGGCCAGTCCGCCCGCGGCCTCGGCCTCCCGGTTGTCTCCCAGCGCGTCGTCGACGAGGGGCAGACCCTCGCCGAGAAGTTCCTGCTCCGCTGGCGCGGTGAGGCCGATCCCAAGCACGTCAAGGCGATCGACGCCTACTGGAGCTCCGCCGCCGAGCACGGCATGAACGCCTCCACCTTCACCGCCCGCGTCATCACCTCCACCGGTGCCGACGTCGCCGCCGCCCTGTCGGGCGCGATCGGCGCGATGTCGGGTCCGCTGCACGGCGGCGCCCCCTCCCGGGTCCTCGGCATGATCGAGGAGGTCGAGAAGGCCGGCGACGCCCGTGCCTACGTCAAGGGGCTCCTCGACTCCGGCGAGCGCCTGATGGGCTTCGGCCACCGCGTCTACCGTGCGCAGGACCCGCGCGCCCGCGTCCTGCGGCGTACGGCGGAGGAGCTCGGTGCTCCCCGCTACGAGGTCGCCAAGGCGCTGGAGGAGGCCGCCTTGGCCGAGCTCCGTGAGCGTCGCCCCGACCGTGTGCTCGAGACCAACGTGGAGTTCTGGGCGGCGATCGTCCTCGACTTCGCCGAGATCCCCGCCCACATGTTCACGTCGATGTTCACCTGTGCCCGCACCGGCGGTTGGTCGGCCCACATCCTCGAGCAGAAGACCACCGGTCGCCTGATCCGCCCGTCGGCGATCTACACCGGCCCGGGCACCCGCCCGGTGTCCGACATCGAGGGCTACGACCCGTCCTGGACCTGA
- the pdxH gene encoding pyridoxamine 5'-phosphate oxidase has product MDADLSALRRDYAAGGLDEPDLSPDPFDMFARWYDDAVTAEIHEPNAMVVATATPDGVPSARFVLLKGFSSGGFVFYTNQSGRKGRELAANPHIALLFPWHPLERQVRVEGTAAAVTREEVKAYFSQRPRGSQLGAWASHQSEPVESREALDAAYREVEQRFEGVEDIEPPDEWGGYRVTPTRFEFWQGRTGRLHDRFVYDLRDNSQWEHQRLAP; this is encoded by the coding sequence ATGGACGCCGACCTCTCCGCTCTGCGGCGCGACTACGCGGCCGGCGGACTCGACGAGCCCGACCTGTCGCCGGACCCCTTCGACATGTTCGCGCGCTGGTACGACGACGCGGTGACCGCCGAGATCCACGAGCCCAACGCGATGGTGGTCGCGACCGCCACGCCCGACGGCGTCCCGTCGGCGCGGTTCGTCCTGCTCAAGGGTTTCAGCAGCGGAGGCTTCGTCTTCTACACCAACCAGTCCGGGCGCAAGGGGCGCGAGCTCGCGGCCAATCCGCACATCGCGCTGCTCTTCCCGTGGCATCCGCTCGAGCGGCAGGTCCGGGTCGAGGGCACAGCGGCGGCGGTGACGCGGGAGGAGGTCAAGGCCTACTTCTCCCAGCGTCCTCGGGGATCCCAGCTCGGCGCCTGGGCGAGTCACCAGTCCGAGCCGGTCGAGTCGCGCGAGGCGTTGGACGCCGCCTACCGCGAGGTCGAGCAGCGCTTCGAGGGGGTCGAGGACATCGAGCCGCCCGACGAATGGGGCGGCTACCGCGTCACACCGACCCGCTTCGAGTTCTGGCAGGGCCGTACGGGCCGGCTGCACGACCGCTTCGTCTACGACCTTCGTGACAATAGTCAGTGGGAGCATCAGCGCCTGGCGCCGTAG